One genomic segment of Balaenoptera musculus isolate JJ_BM4_2016_0621 chromosome 11, mBalMus1.pri.v3, whole genome shotgun sequence includes these proteins:
- the EPM2AIP1 gene encoding EPM2A-interacting protein 1: MWMTPKRSKMEIDESRGFRAEWTQRYLVVEPPEGEGALCLVCRRLVVATGEPDVRHHYEAEHDYYERYVAEGERAALVERLRQGDLPEAAPLTPEERAARAGLGLARLLALKGCGWGEGDFVHRCMEVMLRDVLPDHVSVLNGIDLSPEITRQRVLDINQNLRSQLFNRAKDFKAYSLALDDQAFVAYENYLLVFVRGVGHDLEVQEELLTIINLTHHFSVGALMAAILEALQTAGLSLQRMVGLTTTHTLRMIGENSGLVSYMREKAVSPNCWNVIHYSGFLHLELLSSYDVDVNQIVNAISEWIVLIKTRGVRRPEFQALLTESESEHGERVNGRCLNNWLRKGKTLKLIFSLRKEIKTFLVSIGATTVHFTDKEWLCDFGFLVDIMDHLRELSELLRVSKVFAAAAFDHICAFEVKLNLLQRHIEEKNLTHFATLSQVVDELKGHLQEDEKILDPDRYRVVICRLQKEFERHFKDLKFIKKDLELFANPFSFKPEYAPISVRVELTKLQANTNLWNEYRSKDLGHFYAGLSAESYPIIKGVACKVASLFDSSKICEKAFSYLTRNQHTLSQPLTDEHLHALFRIATTEIEPLWDDLVRGRNESNP, encoded by the coding sequence ATGTGGATGACGCCCAAGAGGAGCAAAATGGAAATCGACGAGTCTCGGGGGTTCCGGGCCGAGTGGACCCAGCGGTACCTAGTGGTGGAGCCTCCGGAGGGCGAGGGCGCCCTGTGCCTGGTGTGTCGCCGCCTGGTCGTAGCCACCGGCGAACCCGACGTCAGGCACCACTACGAGGCCGAGCACGACTATTACGAGCGGTATGTGGCGGAGGGCGAGCGCGCGGCCCTGGTGGAGCGTCTGCGTCAGGGCGACTTGCCCGAGGCCGCCCCGCTCACTCCGGAGGAGAGAGCTGCTCGTGCAGGTCTCGGGCTCGCCCGCCTCTTGGCCTTGAAGGGTTGCGGCTGGGGCGAGGGGGACTTTGTACACCGGTGCATGGAGGTGATGCTGAGAGATGTGCTGCCCGATCACGTAAGCGTTCTGAATGGCATTGATTTATCTCCGGAGATCACGCGGCAGAGGGTCCTGGACATTAACCAAAATCTACGCAGTCAGCTTTTTAACCGAGCCAAGGACTTTAAAGCCTATTCCCTTGCCTTGGACGACCAGGCTTTTGTGGCCTATGAGAACTACCTCCTGGTCTTTGTCCGCGGCGTAGGCCACGATTTGGAGGTGCAAGAAGAGCTTCTGACCATAATCAACCTGACTCATCACTTCAGTGTTGGTGCCCTCATGGCGGCAATCCTTGAGGCCCTGCAGACGGCAGGGCTTAGCCTGCAGCGGATGGTTGGACTGACCACGACCCACACTCTGAGGATGATTGGTGAGAACTCAGGACTGGTGTCATACATGAGAGAAAAGGCTGTAAGCCCCAACTGTTGGAATGTGATCCATTATTCAGGATTTCTTCACTTGGAACTGTTGAGCTCCTACGATGTAGATGTTAATCAAATCGTAAATGCCATATCTGAATGGATAGTTTTGATTAAGACCAGAGGCGTTAGGCGGCCGGAATTTCAGGCTTTACTAACTGAATCTGAATCAGAGCACGGTGAAAGGGTTAATGGACGCTGTCTGAACAATTGGCTTAGAAAAGGAAAGACtttaaaactaatattttccttaagaaaagagataaaaacattCTTGGTTTCGATAGGGGCAACAACGgtccatttcacagacaaggaatGGCTTTGTGACTTTGGCTTCTTGGTGGATATTATGGACCACCTTCGAGAACTCAGCGAACTATTGAGAGTGAGTAAAGTCTTTGCTGCTGCTGCCTTTGACCATATTTGTGCCTTTGAAGTGAAGCTGAATTTACTTCAGAGACATATcgaggaaaaaaatctaacacaCTTTGCCACCTTGAGCCAAGTTGTTGATGAGCTTAAAGGGCATCTTCAAGAAGACGAAAAAATACTCGATCCTGATAGGTATCGAGTGGTGATCTGTCGCCTACAAAAAGAGTTTGAGAGACATTTCAAGGACCTCAAGTTCATTAAAAAGGACTTAGAGCTTTTTGCAAATCCATTTAGCTTTAAACCTGAATATGCACCTATTTCAGTAAGGGTGGAGCTAACAAAACTTCAGGCAAATACTAACCTTTGGAACGAATACAGAAGCAAAGACTTAGGGCACTTCTATGCTGGATTGTCTGCTGAATCTTACCCGATTATCAAAGGGGTTGCCTGTAAGGTGGCATCCTTGTTTGATAGTAGCAAAATCTGTGAAAAGGCTTTTTCATATTTGACTCGAAACCAACACACTTTGAGCCAGCCATTGACAGACGAACACCTCCATGCCCTGTTTCGGATTGCCACCACTGAAATAGAGCCGCTTTGGGATGATCTTgtgagaggaagaaatgaatcaAATCCATAA